The following are from one region of the Malassezia vespertilionis chromosome 4, complete sequence genome:
- the ndk1 gene encoding nucleoside-diphosphate kinase (EggNog:ENOG503P274; BUSCO:EOG09264YKY; COG:F), with translation MASEQTYIMIKPDGVQRGLVGKIIQRFEDRGYQLVAMKLVHASEEHLEKHYQDLKGKPFFSGLVKYMASGPVVAMVWQGKDAVKQGRTILGATNPLASAPGTIRGDFAIDVGRNICHGSDSVDSAKAEIALWFGEQTATIEYKRSINEWIYDDIQDKVRTNVNVNVSFGTNAIFGFEHVVNASSKLVKAAQILDIPVLVTEQYPKASLRKEIDRANDHAIKSKTAFSMASNDLVLSMLQTATGTPRSYEDVEFILCGIETHVCLKHTAHELLASGAAVHIAQDGTSSCNRGEQRVALQTLRSVGAHVTTSESILFQLLGDFMHPKFKAISTSLDMLMDIIALCLLAA, from the exons ATGGCTTCTGAACAGACCTACATTATGATCAAACCCGACGGTGTCCAGCGCGGACTCGTTGGCAAGATTATCCAGCGTTTTGAGGACCGCGGCTATCAGCTTGTGGCGATGAAGCTTGTTCACGCTAGTGAAGAGCACCTTGAAAAGCACTACCAGGATCTCAAGGGCAAGCCCTTCTTTTCCGGCCTGGTCAAATATATGGCTTCTGGCCCCGTCGTTGCCATGGTTTGGCAAGGTAAGGACGCAGTCAAGCAGGGCCGCACTATTCTCGGTGCCACGAATCCTCTTGCCTCTGCGCCTGGCACGATCCGTGGTGACTTTGCCATTGACGTCGGCCGCAACATCTGCCACGGCTCCGACTCTGTTGACTCTGCCAAGGCTGAGATTGCACTTTGGTTTGGTGAGCAGACCGCGACCATTGAGTACAAGCGCAGCATCAACGAGTGGATCTACGA CGATATCCAGGACAAGGTGCGCACTAACGTAAATGTTAATGTTAGTTTCGGTAC CAATGCTATCTTTGGGTTCGAGCATGTCGTGAACGCAAGCTCCAAGCTTGTAAAGGCTGCACAGATTCTTGATATCCCAGTGCTGGTTACCGAGCAATATCCGAAAG cgtcgctgcgcaaggagATTGATCGTGCGAATGACCATGCGATTAAGTCCAAGACGGCGTTTAGCATGGCCTCAAATGACCTTGTCCTATCTATGCTACAGACTGCGAcgggcacgccgcgctcgtaTGAAGATGTGGAATTTATCCTGTGCGGCATAGAGACGCATGTCTGTTTGAAGCATACAGCGCACGAGTTGCTTGCGAGCGGAGCAGCGGTGCATATTGCTCAGGATGGTACAAGCTCGTGCAATCGtggtgagcagcgcgtcgcactCCAG acgctgcgcagtgtgGGCGCACATGTGACGACCTCGGAATCGATCTTATTCCAACTACTCG GTGATTTCATGCACCCCAAATTTAAGGCTATTTCTAC TAGCCTGGACATGCTGATGGACATCATTGCACTCTGCCTGCTAGCAGCCTAG
- a CDS encoding uncharacterized protein (EggNog:ENOG503NWUB; COG:S; TransMembrane:1 (o75-94i)) encodes MIGFSIAAVGFGIAAYMYVRRRSEAGARVVAEQEETLLAQNDATEKKKEDIPRIFAGIQWVCATVQDAILVFGRFIVLAVIFFPVLITVPLLFIGKSKRIADSNEGMNESVRWGALLWYKLLVKQMEFAGPTFVKLGQWAGSRHDLFPDALCNMFGKLHSNNKPHSLQHTKRELERVFQLSFDQIFESFDNNPLGVGAVGQVYKAVLRDNLLPPGYLEQKPMGKRLPEPAHRIGRELALTYEHTEVEPRVPTNAVAIKVLHPNVHGLIDCDVRIMRFFANIFNALPGMKWVSLPEEVNQFAELMVSQLDLRKEASNLMRFEKNFASRGGLVTFPRPLVEFCSRNVMIEELIDAVPLKYFMNLGGDEYDKRIAALGLDAFLSMLLLDNFTHADLHPGNIMVRFYLPTTRSILQNILTRSLASFDPDYALGNGYSSGIVSDDKVVSALLERSSNKKEWLKELKNMELEGYLPEIVLIDAGLVSELSATNRHNFLDLFAAVATFDGDQTGTLLVERCRSPQLVTDKAAFVQKIAHIVNSVKSDTFSLASLHIGEALSDTLSAVRKCHVKMEPEFVDTIISILILEGIGRRLDPDLDVFRSAIPILRSLGLKVSRDDSQFRELRQQTTFKAQLSMIKLWAYMEGRNMLLSLSNSPKLVDAFVRYGWFSD; translated from the coding sequence ATGATTGGATTTAGTATCGCTGCAGTTGGATTTGGAATTGCTGCATACATGTATGTTAGGCGCCGCTCTGAAGCCGGTGCCCGCGTAGTGGCTGAGCAAGAAGAGACATTGCTGGCACAAAATGATGCGACGGAAAAGAAGAAGGAAGACATACCACGCATTTTTGCAGGTATTCAATGGGTTTGTGCAACTGTGCAGGACGCGATTCTGGTGTTTGGCAGGTTTATTGTGCTTGCAGTGATTTTTTTCCCGGTACTGATCACCGTGCCTCTCTTGTTTATCGGCAAATCGAAACGGATCGCAGACTCAAATGAAGGTATGAACGAGTCGGTGCGCTGGGGCGCGCTACTATGGTACAAGTTGCTTGTAAAGCAGATGGAATTCGCCGGCCCCACGTTTGTGAAACTTGGACAATGGGCCGGATCAAGGCACGATCTATTCCCAGATGCACTGTGCAATATGTTTGGCAAGCTGCATTCGAATAATAAGCCACACTCACTTCAGCACACCAAGCGTGAGCTAGAGCGTGTGTTCCAGCTTTCGTTTGACCAAATTTTCGAATCTTTTGACAACAACCCGCTCGGCGTGGGCGCCGTTGGCCAAGTGTACAAAGCAGTACTGCGTGACAATTTGCTCCCGCCTGGCTACCTGGAACAGAAGCCCATGGGAAAACGGCTCCCCGAACCTGCACACCGGATTGGGCGCGAACTTGCGCTGACATATGAACACACGGAGGTCGAACCGCGTGTCCCGACCAACGCGGTTGCCATCAAAGTTTTGCACCCCAACGTGCATGGTTTGATTGACTGTGATGTGCGCATcatgcgcttctttgcaAACATATTTAACGCATTGCCCGGGATGAAGTGGGTTTCGCTCCCTGAAGAAGTCAACcagtttgccgagctcaTGGTCAGCCAGCTTGACTTGCGAAAAGAAGCGTCGAACCTAATGAGATTCGAAAAGAACTTTGCTTCTCGCGGAGGGCTTGTGACGTTTCCCCGGCCCCTCGTGGAGTTTTGCTCACGCAATGTCATGATTGAAGAGCTGATCGATGCTGTGCCACTTAAATACTTTATGAATCTTGGGGGTGACGAATACGATAAGCGCATTGCAGCCCTTGGTCTCGATGCATTCCTAAGCATGCTTTTGCTTGATAACTTTACACACGCCGACCTGCACCCCGGCAATATCATGGTCCGATTTTACCTTCCAACGACACGCTCTATTCTCCAAAATATATTGACTCGAAGCCTGGCGAGTTTTGACCCGGATTACGCGTTAGGAAATGGGTACAGCTCCGGTATTGTATCCGACGATAAAGTGGTATCTGCGCTGTTGGAGCGCAGCTCCAACAAGAAGGAATGGCTAAAAGAGCTGAAAAATATGGAGCTGGAAGGGTATCTACCTGAGATTGTTCTGATCGACGCTGGTCTTGTATCGGAGTTGTCTGCGACTAACCGCCACAACTTCCTCGACCTGTTCGCTGCTGTGGCAACATTTGACGGCGATCAGACGGGCACACTGCTGGTAGAGCGATGCAGATCGCCTCAGCTTGTCACAGACAAGGCCGCGTTTGTGCAAAAGATTGCGCATATTGTTAACAGTGTCAAAAGCGACACGTTTTCTTTGGCAAGTCTGCACattggcgaggcgctctcGGACACACTCTCGGCGGTCCGCAAGTGCCATGTCAAGATGGAGCCAGAGTTTGTCGACACAATTATCAGTATTCTAATCCTGGAAGGCATTGGCCGTAGGCTGGATCCCGACTTGGACGTATTCCGCTCCGCCATTCCTATTTTGCGGTCCTTGGGCCTCAAAGTCTCGCGCGACGATTCCCAATTTAGGGAATTGCGCCAGCAAACGACGTTTAAAGCCCAGCTTTCGATGATCAAGCTATGGGCATACATGGAAGGGCGAAACATGCTGCTTTCGCTCAGCAACTCGCCTAAGCTTGTCGATGCATTTGTACGCTACGGGTGGTTCTCTGATTAG
- a CDS encoding uncharacterized protein (EggNog:ENOG503P7VX), translated as MEHAGYDDLLLVRASLLENEFRWNGTSSEIAAWSAQLEAYEQGAVPSPEPHRVHFSLRIHEALGVWMNVSLTLGGKHEGSTSITLTGISPNVPITAWNAMIDKRLAEVVPNPVFDTFTELQQLAASLDEVQTVQSPVQSPVPPLPSDPQIVLMKRVIFWSHHLVAPSKRKQFAAWCPELHVWGLVKLGYPGFLCFEGEHGDVENMIQRVKRMQWHALSMRVEVDWSYAHIDTDSHNICTQALQHCLLKQDGKARTACEEINDMGAFIARCV; from the exons ATGGAGCATGCTGGGTACGACGACTTGCTCCTCGTTCGTGCGAGTCTTTTGGAGAATGAGTTTCGATGGAACGGTACATCCTCTGAAATAGCCGCATGGTCTGCCCAACTTGAAGCGTACGAGCAGGGCGCTGTACCGTCGCCAGAGCCACACCGAGTCCACTTCTCGCTACGGATCCACGAAGCGCTAGGCGTATGGATGAATGTGTCGCTCACGCTTGGAGGGAAGCATGAAGGGTCAACTTCCATTACTCTGACTGGGATAAGCCCCAATGTGCCGATCACAGCTTGGAATGCCATGATTGACAAGCGCCTCGCAGAAG TCGTGCCGAACCCTGTATTTGACACCTTTACGGAACTtcagcagctcgctgcCAGTCTGGATGAGGTGCAAACGGTACAGTCGCCGGTACAGTCGCCAGTACCCCCATTGCCATCCGACCCGCAGATTGTTTTAATGAAGCGCGTCATTTTTTGGTCGCACCACCTTGTCGCGCCGTCCAAACGCAAACAATTTGCGGCATGGTGCCCCGAACTTCATGTGTGGGGCCTTGTGAAGCTTGGATACCCTGGCTTTTTATGCTTCGAAGGCGAGCATGGCGACGTGGAAAACATGATCCAGCGCGTGAAACGGATGCAATGGCACGCGCTTTCCATGCGCGTAGAAGTGGATTGGTCCTATGCACATATTGACACGGATTCGCACAATATATGCACCCAAGCACTTCAACACTGTCTTTTGAAACAGGAcggaaaagcgcgcacggcatGCGAGGAGATAAACGACATGGGCGCATTTATCGCACGGTGCGTCTGA